In the genome of Penaeus vannamei isolate JL-2024 chromosome 26, ASM4276789v1, whole genome shotgun sequence, one region contains:
- the LOC113800961 gene encoding uncharacterized protein isoform X1 produces MDKRLFLVCIVLPMTALAASLECVGLRCRPFPPITKPPIDPPVDPPVGPPVGPPVGPPVEPPVGPPVGPPVGPPVGPPVGPPVDPPCHPCFPPFFEEVVRQKKPKGAE; encoded by the exons ATGGATAAGCGTTTGTTCCTGGTTTGCATTGT CCTGCCGATGACCGCCCTCGCTGCCTCCTTGGAGTGTGTCGGCCTAAGGTGccgtcccttcccccccattaCTAAGCCCCCTATAGATCCCCCTGTAGATCCACCTGTAGGGCCCCCTGTAGGGCCCCCTGTAGGGCCCCCTGTAGAGCCCCCTGTAGGGCCCCCTGTAGGGCCCCCTGTAGGGCCCCCTGTAGGGCCCCCTGTAGGGCCCCCTGTAGATCCCCCTTGTCACCCttgtttcccccctttcttcgaaGAGGTTGTGAGGCAGAAAAAGCCAAAAGGAGCAG AATAG
- the LOC113800961 gene encoding uncharacterized protein isoform X3 → MDKRLFLLCIVLSMTALAASQTCVGLRCRPFPPITKPPIDPPVDPPVGPPVEPPVEPTVEPPVEPTCPPCPPCFSPFFLGDERQEKPKGAE, encoded by the exons ATGGATAAGCGTTTGTTCCTGCTTTGCATTGT CCTGTCGATGACCGCCCTCGCTGCCTCTCAGACGTGTGTCGGCCTAAGGTGccgtcccttcccccccattaCTAAGCCCCCTATAGATCCCCCTGTAGATCCCCCTGTAGGGCCCCCTGTAGAGCCCCCTGTAGAGCCCACTGTAGAGCCCCCTGTAGAGCCCACTTGTCCCCCTTGTCCCCCttgtttctcccctttcttcctaggGGATGAGAGGCAGGAAAAGCCAAAAGGAGCAG AATAG
- the LOC113800961 gene encoding uncharacterized protein isoform X2, with product MDKRLFLLCIVLPMTALAASLECVGLRCRPFPPITKPPIDPPVDPPVGPPVGPPVGPPVEPPVGPPVGPPVGPPVGPPVGPPVDPPCHPCFPPFFEEVVRQKKPKGAE from the exons ATGGATAAGCGTTTGTTCCTGCTTTGCATTGT CCTGCCGATGACCGCCCTCGCTGCCTCCTTGGAGTGTGTCGGCCTAAGGTGccgtcccttcccccccattaCTAAGCCCCCTATAGATCCCCCTGTAGATCCACCTGTAGGGCCCCCTGTAGGGCCCCCTGTAGGGCCCCCTGTAGAGCCCCCTGTAGGGCCCCCTGTAGGGCCCCCTGTAGGGCCCCCTGTAGGGCCCCCTGTAGGGCCCCCTGTAGATCCCCCTTGTCACCCttgtttcccccctttcttcgaaGAGGTTGTGAGGCAGAAAAAGCCAAAAGGAGCAG AATAG